DNA sequence from the Flavobacteriales bacterium genome:
CTCCCTTCTGCACGCAACATTGGGTGCGACCATTAAATTTGGCAACTTCAAAGGTTATGCAACAATCGGTGTTCGCAATATCCTTAACAAAACGTATGTACCGCACCTCTCAAGGCTGAAAGCCGAAGGCATTTCCAATCCGGGACGAAATATTATGGTAGGACTGAACCTACCTTTTGGAATTAGGAAACCGTGATCTAAATTGAATTGACGGCGGACACAACCCATGAACAACGAGTTATCCTATATTTGAGATAAATCAAATGGATTTCTCTTTCAAAGATCTCAAGACCCGCCTGATCAACTCATCAGGTAAGCCTCTTCCGGGGGAAGAAGCGCAATATGCCATGGCACCGTTCGAGCGAAAGTTGCGTGCCATGGAATCACTTCAAAGAAAAGCCACCAGGTTAAGTGCTGTCATGATCCTTTTGTATCCCAGACAAGGGGACACACATACCGTATTGATCGTGAGGAATGACTACCCCGGCACCCACGGTGGACAGATCGGATTTCCCGGTGGGAAGGTAGAGGAAACAGACATCAATCTTGAACAAACGGCACTAAGGGAGATGCAGGAAGAAGTGGGCTGGCAGGCTGAACAGGTGCGTGTGGTCAGACCATTAACACCTTTGATCATACCACCCAGTGGTTTCCTTGTTCATCCGTTTATAGGCTTATCTGACAATACCCCCGCATTTGTTCCAGATCCATACGAGGTTGCAGGAATCCTGGAAGTGCCCCTGAGCACACTCCTGGACGATACCATTGTTAAGCAAAAACCGATTCAGCTTGCCTCTACCGGAAAAGAAATTATGGCACCGTACTTCGATATCGATGGGCATGTGGTGTGGGGAGCAACAGCCATGATGATCAGCGAATTCAAACACCTGCTGCACGACTTACGTTGAGAAAACAAAAAGCCCCGGCTATCACCGGGGCTTTCCTTCTGAGGTCGCGAACGGATTCGAACCGTTGTACGAGGTTTTGCAGACCTCTGCCTAACCACTCGGCCACGCGACCTTTTATTATAATTGAGAACTGTCCATTCAAGAGCAATTCGTAGTTCTATTCCTTTCAGCAAAACATCTCACAATTGCGAGACCTCTGCCCCTGCCTGCCGATGCCTTGGCCTGCGCGGCGGCAGGCAGGTAACCACTCGGCCACGCGACCATAATTCATTGAATGGCCAATTCCTCAGGACTGCTTCAACGTAGCAGACCCTTTTTTGTTCTCCCCTTCCTTCGCTATCTGAATCTCACCGCTTCAGAACCGAAGGTTGTCCTATCCTGCCACCAACTTAAATTTTGTCAAGGGATGCAAAGCTAATAAAAGATGAATGGAGAACAAAGCACGAATCCATATCTCTCTATCCCCCACTCTTTAAAACAATACTGACCTGATCGACCCTGCCGTTGACCGGAGGATTTAACTTGGCCAGCTTTAACTCCCATTGGCTTGCATTCGGGAATCCATTTACCAGGGCATCAAACATCCGTCTGGCCATGTGTTCGATCAATTTCGAAGGCT
Encoded proteins:
- a CDS encoding CoA pyrophosphatase, which translates into the protein MDFSFKDLKTRLINSSGKPLPGEEAQYAMAPFERKLRAMESLQRKATRLSAVMILLYPRQGDTHTVLIVRNDYPGTHGGQIGFPGGKVEETDINLEQTALREMQEEVGWQAEQVRVVRPLTPLIIPPSGFLVHPFIGLSDNTPAFVPDPYEVAGILEVPLSTLLDDTIVKQKPIQLASTGKEIMAPYFDIDGHVVWGATAMMISEFKHLLHDLR